The Streptomyces seoulensis genome contains a region encoding:
- a CDS encoding nitronate monooxygenase has protein sequence MSSALADLVVHPIVQAPMAGGVAVPELAAAVSEAGGLGFLAAGYKTADGMYREIKRLRGLTSRPFGVNVFLPQPAHAESGAVELYAQQLAGEAAWYETETGDPDGGRDDGYDAKLAVLLDDPVAAVSFHFGVPDPEVLASLRRAGTVTLVTATTVEEARAVERAGADAVIAQGIEAGGHQGTHRDLAENDGTGLGLLSLVTQVAEAVRIPVVAAGGVMRGAQIAAVLDAGATAAQMGTAFLATPESGAPEAHKRALTDPVFPRTELTRAFSGRPARALTNRFLREHGPYAPAAYPDVHHLTSPLRKAATAAGDAQGMSLWAGQGHRLARPLPAAELVRTLAAELNLVRGESGRQHRPIRAQGGDAR, from the coding sequence ATGTCCTCCGCACTGGCCGATCTCGTCGTGCATCCGATCGTGCAGGCCCCCATGGCGGGCGGTGTCGCCGTGCCGGAACTGGCCGCCGCCGTCTCCGAGGCCGGAGGGCTCGGCTTCCTCGCCGCCGGTTACAAGACCGCCGACGGCATGTACCGCGAGATCAAACGCCTGCGCGGGCTGACCAGCCGCCCCTTCGGCGTCAACGTCTTCCTGCCCCAGCCCGCCCACGCCGAGTCCGGCGCCGTCGAGCTGTACGCGCAGCAACTGGCCGGTGAGGCCGCCTGGTACGAGACCGAGACCGGTGACCCCGACGGCGGCCGCGACGACGGCTACGACGCCAAGCTCGCCGTCCTGCTGGACGATCCCGTCGCCGCCGTCTCCTTCCACTTCGGCGTGCCCGACCCGGAGGTGCTGGCCTCGCTGCGCCGGGCCGGGACCGTCACCCTGGTCACCGCCACCACCGTCGAGGAGGCCCGCGCGGTCGAGCGGGCCGGTGCGGACGCGGTGATCGCGCAGGGCATCGAGGCCGGCGGCCACCAGGGCACCCACCGCGACCTCGCGGAGAACGACGGCACCGGGCTCGGCCTGCTGTCCCTGGTCACCCAGGTCGCCGAGGCCGTGCGGATACCGGTCGTCGCCGCCGGAGGAGTCATGCGGGGCGCGCAGATCGCCGCCGTCCTCGACGCGGGGGCCACCGCCGCCCAGATGGGCACCGCCTTCCTCGCCACCCCCGAGTCCGGCGCCCCCGAGGCCCACAAGCGGGCGCTGACCGACCCGGTCTTCCCGCGCACCGAGCTGACCCGCGCCTTCTCCGGGCGCCCGGCCCGCGCCCTGACCAACCGTTTCCTGCGCGAGCACGGGCCGTACGCCCCGGCCGCCTATCCCGACGTGCACCACCTGACATCCCCGCTGCGCAAGGCCGCCACCGCGGCCGGGGACGCCCAGGGCATGTCGCTGTGGGCGGGCCAGGGCCACCGGCTGGCCCGGCCGCTGCCCGCAGCCGAACTCGTCCGCACCCTCGCCGCCGAACTCAACCTCGTGCGCGGCGAGTCGGGGCGGCAGCACCGACCCATCCGAGCCCAAGGAGGAGACGCGCGATGA
- a CDS encoding 16S rRNA (uracil(1498)-N(3))-methyltransferase produces MTAPVFVVEHFRADGTRYVLDGPEGRHAVSVKRLEPGEEVVLTDGAGRYAVCRVTGTEGKDRLIVDLPEVREEPEPRPRITVVQALPKGDRGELAVETMTETGVDRIVPWQASRCITQWKGERGLKALGKWRSTAREAGKQSRRVRFPEVADTASTKQVAALLAEADFAAVLHSDFDHESVPLATAELPAGGEIVLVVGPEGGVSRDELALFEEAGARACVLGPSVLRTSTAGTAAAALLLGRTGRWS; encoded by the coding sequence ATGACCGCGCCCGTCTTCGTCGTCGAGCACTTCCGCGCGGACGGCACCCGCTATGTACTGGACGGCCCCGAGGGACGGCACGCCGTCTCCGTGAAGCGGCTGGAGCCCGGCGAGGAGGTCGTCCTCACCGACGGCGCCGGACGCTACGCGGTGTGCCGGGTCACCGGCACCGAGGGCAAGGACCGGCTGATCGTCGACCTGCCCGAGGTGCGCGAGGAGCCGGAGCCCCGGCCGCGCATCACCGTCGTCCAGGCGCTGCCCAAGGGCGACCGGGGTGAACTCGCCGTGGAGACCATGACGGAGACCGGGGTCGACCGGATCGTGCCCTGGCAGGCGTCGCGCTGCATCACCCAGTGGAAGGGCGAGCGCGGGCTGAAGGCGCTCGGCAAGTGGCGCTCCACCGCCCGCGAGGCGGGCAAGCAGTCCCGCCGGGTCCGCTTCCCCGAGGTCGCGGACACCGCCTCCACCAAGCAGGTCGCCGCCCTCCTCGCCGAGGCCGACTTCGCCGCCGTGCTGCACTCCGACTTCGACCACGAGTCCGTCCCGCTGGCCACCGCCGAACTTCCCGCCGGGGGCGAGATCGTGCTCGTGGTCGGACCCGAAGGGGGCGTCTCCCGCGACGAGTTGGCGCTCTTCGAGGAGGCGGGCGCCCGTGCCTGCGTGCTCGGCCCCTCGGTACTGCGCACCTCCACGGCGGGCACCGCGGCGGCCGCCCTCCTCCTGGGCCGCACGGGACGCTGGTCCTGA
- the dnaJ gene encoding molecular chaperone DnaJ: protein MATDYYAVLGVRRDASQDEIKKAFRRLARELHPDVNPDPKTQERFKEINAAYEVLSDPQKKQVYDLGGDPLSQAGGAGGAGGFGAGGFGNFSDIMDAFFGTASQRGPRSRTRRGQDAMIRIEVELDEAAFGTTKDIQVDTAVVCNTCSGEGAAPGTSAQTCDMCRGRGEVSQVTRSFLGQVMTSRPCPQCQGFGTVVPTPCPECAGDGRVRSRRTLTVKIPAGVDNGTRIQLAGEGEVGPGGGPAGDLYVEIHELPHSTFQRRGDDLHCTVTLPMTAAALGTKVPLETLDGMEEVDIRPGTQSGQSIPLHGRGVTHLRGGGRGDLIVHVEVTTPTKLDAEQERVLRELSKLRGEERPTGQFQPGQQGLFSRLKDAFNGR from the coding sequence GTGGCCACGGATTACTACGCCGTTCTCGGCGTGCGCCGCGACGCGTCGCAGGATGAGATCAAGAAGGCGTTCCGCAGGCTCGCACGCGAGCTGCATCCGGACGTCAATCCCGATCCGAAGACCCAGGAGCGGTTCAAGGAGATCAACGCCGCTTACGAGGTGCTGTCGGACCCGCAGAAGAAGCAGGTCTACGACCTCGGCGGCGACCCGCTCTCGCAGGCCGGCGGCGCCGGTGGCGCGGGCGGCTTCGGGGCCGGCGGCTTCGGCAACTTCTCCGACATCATGGACGCGTTCTTCGGCACGGCGTCGCAGCGCGGCCCGCGCTCGCGCACCCGTCGCGGCCAGGACGCCATGATCCGGATCGAGGTCGAGCTGGACGAGGCGGCCTTCGGCACGACCAAGGACATCCAGGTCGACACGGCGGTCGTCTGCAACACCTGCAGCGGCGAGGGCGCGGCCCCCGGCACCTCCGCGCAGACCTGTGACATGTGCCGCGGCCGTGGCGAGGTCTCGCAGGTCACCCGGTCCTTCCTGGGCCAGGTCATGACCTCCCGCCCCTGCCCCCAGTGCCAGGGCTTCGGCACCGTGGTCCCGACCCCGTGCCCCGAGTGCGCGGGCGACGGCCGGGTCCGCTCCCGGCGCACCCTGACGGTGAAGATCCCCGCCGGTGTCGACAACGGCACCCGCATCCAGCTCGCGGGCGAGGGCGAGGTCGGCCCCGGTGGCGGCCCCGCCGGCGACCTGTACGTCGAGATCCACGAGCTGCCGCACTCCACCTTCCAGCGGCGCGGCGACGACCTGCACTGCACGGTCACCCTCCCGATGACGGCCGCGGCCCTCGGCACCAAGGTGCCGCTGGAGACGCTGGACGGCATGGAGGAGGTCGACATCCGGCCCGGTACCCAGTCCGGCCAGTCGATCCCGCTGCACGGCCGGGGCGTCACGCATCTGCGCGGCGGCGGCCGGGGCGACCTCATCGTGCACGTCGAGGTCACCACCCCGACCAAGCTCGACGCCGAGCAGGAGCGGGTGCTGCGGGAGCTGTCCAAGCTGCGCGGCGAGGAGCGGCCCACGGGGCAGTTCCAGCCCGGCCAGCAGGGCCTGTTCTCCCGGCTGAAGGACGCGTTCAACGGACGCTGA